From a single Pyxidicoccus xibeiensis genomic region:
- a CDS encoding type III pantothenate kinase produces the protein MLLAIDVGNTNTVLGVFEGKRLLDHWRVETSTRRTSDEYGILVRQLFVHSGVDAAKVSAVVVSSVVPPLQFNLEKMSERYFRTRPMFVGPGVKTGMPILYDNPREVGADRIVNAVSAYEKHHSGVIVVDFGTATTFDAVSPKGEYLGGAICPGINIAMEALFQNASKLPRVEFARPPHVVGRNTVHSIQSGLVYGYVGLVDGICDRMRADLGFPVRVVATGGLAALVASESRAIHEVDEFLTLEGLRIIYGRNHAS, from the coding sequence ATGCTCCTGGCCATCGACGTTGGCAATACCAACACCGTCCTTGGGGTGTTCGAGGGCAAGCGCCTGCTGGACCACTGGCGCGTGGAGACGAGCACCCGACGCACCTCGGACGAGTACGGCATCCTGGTGCGCCAGCTCTTCGTCCACAGCGGCGTGGACGCGGCGAAGGTGTCCGCGGTGGTGGTGTCCAGCGTGGTGCCGCCGCTCCAGTTCAACCTGGAGAAGATGAGCGAGCGCTACTTCCGCACGCGCCCCATGTTCGTCGGGCCGGGCGTGAAGACGGGCATGCCCATCCTCTACGACAACCCGCGCGAGGTGGGCGCCGACCGCATCGTCAACGCGGTGTCCGCCTACGAGAAGCACCACTCGGGCGTCATCGTCGTGGACTTCGGCACCGCGACGACGTTCGACGCCGTCTCGCCGAAGGGCGAGTACCTGGGGGGCGCCATCTGCCCCGGCATCAACATCGCCATGGAGGCCCTGTTCCAGAATGCCTCCAAGCTGCCGCGCGTGGAGTTCGCGCGGCCCCCGCACGTCGTCGGCCGCAACACGGTGCACTCCATCCAGTCCGGCCTCGTCTACGGCTACGTGGGACTGGTGGACGGCATCTGCGACCGCATGCGCGCGGACCTGGGTTTCCCGGTGCGCGTCGTCGCCACCGGAGGACTGGCCGCGCTCGTCGCGAGCGAGTCCAGGGCCATCCACGAGGTGGACGAGTTCCTCACGCTCGAGGGCCTGAGAATCATCTACGGAAGGAATCACGCATCATGA